The genomic segment GAGCGAGGAAGAATATGATTCCAGTGGTCGGAGTTGATGGAGACCAATAACAGAGAATAGTAGCTTTGCTCCATGTTTGCCAACTGTTTGAACAGGCAAATGTTTGCAAACATGTTGTTTGCTTTGTAACTACAGTCACATATAAAGTACAGGTATGAAATCTACCATTAGTCTGTGATGACagtgtctgtctttgtgagcAGACTCGGgtcacagtccacgttctgctGCCTCGGCTGCAGTTACATGACTGGATTATGACAGACACACCTGTGACTGAAAggtccgtctgtctgtgtgagtgccAGGTTGCCAGGTTACTGCTCGGCGATGCGTGTAAGCCCTATAAAGTAATTACCCAGGTATCATGGCAGTACTCCTGGAAAGCAAGGAGGCACTGCTCTCCTACCTGAGTCTGCCACAAACATATAACCAAGATAAGAGTGAGCAGAGTGATCTTCTCTGTCAGGACCTAATCAagaaacatggaaaataaaactgctgcaaacacaaataaaggaaTGTTCCAACACTGTCCTAACAATAAACCGAGTGTTCTAACAACACAATGACTGTCCTAATATTGTTCTAACAATATGATGAGTATCCTAAAACTGTTGCAACAACATCAATACTGTCCTATCATTGTCCTAGCATGACAAGTGTATTATATCCGTCCTAACAATGTGAAGACTGTCCAAACAAATGATGACTGTCCTAACAAGAGATGAAATGGCTGATGATTTGTGACAAATATAGTCAgcaacatcagtgtgtgtgtgtgtgtgtgtaagctcaTTTTTTGCTGTGTTCACCAGAGCAGCACTTCACCTCCTCTACTAACTCAGGTGAGGGAGCAGACTTTAAGTCAAATAGAGAGAACATCACCTCTGAGGCCAACAGTTACTCTTCTGTAATAAAAAGTCGTGTCAACTTGTATTTGGCTCAGGAGAGTAAGGAGGGAACAGGATGGATGAGATGGATGTGGCATGCTCTCTGTTAGCACAGGAGTGTGTGGCTTCCCTACCTTTTCCTGAGCGGAGTTTTAAATTCAACCACTCTCCACATGCTGGATATTTTCCATAATGATCTCAGCATTATTTTTGAGAGATTTAGAAAAAGTCTTCCCAATCTCACAGTGTAAAAACAGCCTGTATCCACTCTTTAATTGGGTCTGCTCCAACATGTAATGGGTTCTTCCTTGTGTCACACTCCCCCAGCCTGCCACCAAGTGTTGAGAAAATGTGATGTTAATTTAGAGTGGTAGTATGAGGTACTTAGTCAGCATCTTACACACAGCTGACTGTGCCGTGATGTGCTTGAACCTGCAGAAGCCAAGCAGGAAcacactcagtggaaacatggccACTAGCAGGGACACCACTTGATGAAAGGCACACCTAATAACATCTGCACTGGCTTAAGTGTGAGCtaatttaagaatatgtttgctgctttatcatTTAAAAGCTTTTGCCAAACAAGAAAACTGAAGGGACAAGGAACTCGCTGCTCCATTATTGCTTTGCTTGGccaatttgtgtcactgaaataaatctgaacaaaggattttaaacaccaaattcatcaagtaacacatttgaaccCACTGACAAAGGTGGGCTTGGTgaaaaatcactcattttctctatggactttggtccAGGGAGTGtgcacaaacttcagtttcaagtcagaaaacagttaaacagtgagatgaagcagcAAATATATCAAACTACCTGAGGTTATTTTTTAATAGGTGAGTCTCTTagtaaaaatatctaaaaactgtttttctaattgtccccactggcagccatttttactgagagcagagggagcatgcagaattagttttattttgaaggggaGCTCTATactcacacatatatacacacacacacacacacacacaacagaaacaaatgctcccttttttagtttattttgtcttgatttttgaatatttttgagACTTTTGAGACTATTGCATGGATTGCAATAGCTGTATATTTCATTATTGTGTGCACAGAGTAAATACatctatatattatttatatccTGCAGGCGAGGATTTCaaggacaaaacacacatgtgggACTCAGTGGCGTGTGAAACACAGCAAGGCCACGGGGAATCAGTTAATCTTTAACCAAATGAAAAAGGTTTAATTGATCACAAGGTTAAACCGGCAGctactgcagaaaaaaaacaaaacaacaaacacagtaaacaactTTTGCTCCAGCAGACAAGTTTCTAATTCAGCTCGACGTGTGCAGACCACCCATTCAATCAAACACGCAGACGATCAATATGACCCAGTTCCTCTCTTGGCATCAcacagtgacttttttttctgagacAGTAACTAGATGGTTTGAAAAACCCTCCACCCAGAGCTTGTTAATGCAGCCCAGACACACAAGTAGGTTTCGCTACGAATGTGCTGGAAAAACACTGCATCCGCGAGCACTGAGAGAGACAACATCTCTCTGTCAGTGCTGgaattttcagctttttttgcCTGCAGATATCTGTGCACgtcgcctgtgtgtgtgtgtgtgtggtttgaatGGAATAAAGAGAAACAGGGAAGCAGGCTGACGACAGGATTAAATTTGGAAATGCAAATAGAGCTGAATGACATAGAGAAAATGGCTAATTGTGGTTGTTCTGCTTTAGAATGGAGccgttttgtgtgtgtgtgtgtgtgtgtcccacaaACTGATCCCCATGTGCACATGCTCCTCAGAACTCTGGTCCAAAATGGCTCCTTTTTATCCCAACCAACGTAAGCCGGCTTAGGTCTCAAAAAGTCCTTGAAGATGTTTGATGTCAGTAAAGTAGTAACAACTACAGATTTGTCCTCACAACTACAgtaagacacacaaacacacacgcaatttcccctcactctctcacacactcctcATCACTCACAGCTCAATGTGGAGGAAATCTGAACTCTGGCTCCCTCTAGTGTTCAACACCAGCTCTACGCTTTAAGATagacatgtgtatatatatatatatatatatatacatatatacagagagagtgtcacTGTGAACGTACCTCAGCCGCCACTGTCCACAGTATGAGCTGCGTCTCGGAGTCAGGGAAATAAGCTCGGACTTGTGGGGACATGCCGATCAGCGCAAAGTTGGTCACCACGGCGATCACACTCATGGCCTCGAAGGCGAGCTGGATgtgaacagacacagaaagacagcGACTGTCAGCCATTtgctccaaaaaaaagaaaaaaggaaaccagctgtgtgagtgtggagtAAGTTAGACGGTGTAATACAGTTCAGAAATAGAGAGACATGTTAAAATTAAGACAACGCTTAGTCTCTGGGGAAGTCTCGTTGTCTCATCGACAGAGTACTCGGATAATGTTTCAGGCGGGAAGTGAACGACGGTAACCAGAGAGGACGACATGTATCCCTGTGTCCACTCAGTAATTTGGTTAAATCTGCACTTTAGGAGAATTAttacatgtgtttaaaaaaaattgctgtaCTATGGAAGCCCAGAGTGGTCACGGTCACtactaaaatgttttattcaatcAACTCCAAATCACAGAATAATCATCTTGTTATGATGAGATAATGGTCTGTTTTATCACGATAACAAGTTAAATGACTGCGTTATCTATAACAAGACTTCTTTTCCACAGTATATCTAGACACAGTATATCTTGCCGTGAGCGCTCCCTCCTCACCTGCCAGACGCCTATGTTCGCGGCTGGGTCAGAGAACGGCCGTTTGAACACGCGACACATCTTGAATGCGTCGGAGTAAACTTCGGTGATGTTGTTCAACACCACCAGGACGGCAGCCAGAGGGTAGACGCAGGAAAACAGGCTGACGTAACCAAAGAGCAGGAACTGCTCCAAGTAATCGTCAAATGTTCcctaaagagaaagagagagagagagagagacagagaagacgTTTGGCTCTACATACGTCTCATGCACTGAAGCAAATATTTGCAGAAAATGCAGTAAATATTTTGAATTATCCTGCTTATTTGGAAAAAGTGTTGTGCAGGGTGAGCTCTGTAATGTTGTTATTGCTCTTATGTAACcatgacaataaaacactaTACTAATAAAACAAGACTTAAAgactaaaacaatcatttaataaatagataaatcaTTGTTAATTGTCCAATTTCTGTGCTTTGTTTCAGTTAGACATCTTTTCGGGGaaacactgactgacatttatttccacCATAAAACAGACCAAACTGAACCCATTAATCAAGgaattaattattaatgacaATTATAGCGAGTTGCAGCCCAACCACATTGTCACGGTTTTGGTTTTCGTCACAATCGAAACCACTGTTACGGAGTTAACACTTGTTTTCAGCGCATGCATAGTATAAACAATGTTGTGAGACAAATGAAATGACCTaaacttcaaaaataaacacatgtattCACATGTAGCCATCATGGTGTGACATAGAAGTAGGTCTATACTCGAGTATGCTGTCATGCAGAAGAAAAAGTCTCAGTGTGTAAGGCCCTGGTTTGTgggtttaaaaacatgttcactcTATGAATGagaaaattagaaaatgatgcactaaggctgcaactaacaattattttcataatggatacATCTGTCGAttacgttctcaaatgtcttgttttgtccacaaaccaaaatgattcagtttgaatgatttctttgtcacatggagcaaaataaaccagaaattaatcccatttaagaagctctaAATTATTGGAAACTACGCACACTTACCAGGTACGTGCTCATGTCCGCCTCCAGGCGAACCTGCTCAGCCAGGGGAAGCTCCTTGTCCTCTAGAGTTGTTCTCTTCTGCACTTTGCGGATCATCTTCTTGTTGCGTCTCCTCTGCAGCCAGTAGGGCAGGAAGGCCTCCATGAACTGGTTCAAAACCTGACTGGTGATCAACAGGGTGGCCAGACTCTGCACGCAGACAACACGCAACATGGTGCAACGTTTAAATGAATCTGAGAAACGATCAAGGGGGTGGAGGAGGGTGGGAAGAAGGTTTGGCCGCACCTGTCTGAGCAGCACCATGTCCTGCATGACGAAGGCGATGTAGAACAGCGAGGCGAAGCAGTTGAAGAAGTTGAACTGGAGGGACAAGAAAAGGTGACCAGTGGAGTCTGCAAACTGAAGGGGTGAACTTACAGAATACAAGCCGGTCATACTTACAACTAATACTTTGAGGACCAGGTGGTTCTGATATGAAGATTCTAGCCTGTGAttttctaaacacacacagagggaagaaaATCTATCAGAATTATAAAAcgtacattcattcattcacaagcCGTCAGCAGGCAGAGAGACAAACCTTTCAAACTGTATTAGTCGCACTGACTGTGCACAATTGAATCAGCATGTAAAACACATGACAGCAATTTAACAACATCATCCCACAGTAACACAAACTCTCTGCAGTCTTCTGTATTCTGAAGGTTTGGGATATTTTCTGAGCTTATTTTCTAAAAGATGGAAAAACTCAAGCTGTTCCCACAAGGTGATGAGCCCCCCCCCGTGACCACTAAATCAATGTTCAACTGGTGGAGTGCTAAATCAACGCTGCTATTCCGGTTTCAAATGTGTTGCTGCACTTGTTGTAGCAGAGTTATCAGGGTTGCTGATGTGGAAACAGGTGTTTCGCTGTTCACAGCCCGGTGGCAAAACAGCTGGTGCTTGATCAACATTCTGCCCACAACCTGCGCCCGACACACAGGGTGGGGCCACTCCTGCGGTTTGCAAACACTTCACTTTCTTGATATTGAGTGATATTCTAGACTAAAGCAAATGTAGATTTAATCAGGTGAGCgtgatgttttgtgttgtgctggcagccatgttatccaAGTCTAATGTTATCCATGTCTAAGGCTGGCACTCATACaccctaaaaaaaataaaccatccCTTTGAATGTTTAGAAGCATCTGTCACGTCTGAAAAGCAGGAATAAAATAGTGTtcagtatttttgtttcataaatACCTTAAATTATCGACGGACGTCAGTGTCTGATTGGATTTATATTATTTCTACACTCATTggtcattttattaggtacacatgttaaCTTCCTGACAATCAATCACGTGACATGACAGCAACTTAAAGTATATCCATTTAGGCACGTAGACATGATCAAAGCAATCTAATGAAGTTCAAACCGAGGATCGGATTGAAGAAGACGGAGAAGAATTTGAAAGTGTCACAGTTGTTGATGGCGACCTGATCTGAGTGTTATAGAAACTGCTCAAAAAAATGCCCGATTGCTCcaagaggtcagaggagaatgaccacactggttcaaaatgaaagaaatgcaaCAGTAACTCCAGTAGattgacaacagcagcagaagaccacacctgCCACCGACTTAGGTGTCCAGTGACCAAGTATCGACTCACCCCACTCTGTGAGAAACTCAGCGGCATATCTGTAGATGAGGTTCATAATCTCTATGACCACAGCGTAGATGACACTGGGGATGAACAACAGGATTCCCGTCCAGAACGTGGGCTCCTCGTCGTGGACCGACAGCGCCCATCCCTCCATTAGGAAGTAGATCATCATGACATAGAGGGACAGGTAGAGGCAGAGCAGGACAAACGGCAGGGACACGAGGTAGATGCGAAGCTGCCTCTTGGCGTTGGGGTAGAGCGGCTCCTCGCGGCCCGTCACGGGGTTGAAACCAAGAATGCCGTGGAAACCGGGCCGGGGTTCCTCGAAGGCCTTCTTCCTGCTCAGTGTGCCCCAGCGGTAAGCGAGTGAGGCACTGCACCGCTTCCATAACTAGTGAAGAAAACGTTCACGTCGTCTCGCATCATGACGCTGTCATTTAAGAGTTTATAGAGGAGTAAAATAACCGACTTACCTCCAGAATGACGGTACACCAGATCAAATTAAACACAGCAAAGACCACATATTTGTCATAGTCCTCCCAGTCAAAGAGATAGTAAGGGACCCCGATGAGGGCCATAGGCAACAGGGCAATGGTGAAGTACTCCAGGAAGCCAAAGTAGAAGGCCTGACCTTCTCCATAGTAATGTCTGATGGCATCTGAGgacaaaagagacagagaaattaAGCTTTGTGGTCTTTGTTATCCAGATATGCTCTGGCCTGAGTTCATTTCCTGACTgaaataatagcaataatacaCAATGTTATTGTGATAATGGTAAAATCATCATAAATTCACTAAAGGCACTTCACCCTTGCTAAgaataatccatccatctggCAGGTGAAGACATTAAACAGCATCAGTATTGCACAGATGT from the Solea senegalensis isolate Sse05_10M linkage group LG9, IFAPA_SoseM_1, whole genome shotgun sequence genome contains:
- the ano10a gene encoding anoctamin-10; the protein is MMQTPSFTPLAVVELVSDTKEEAIAWLLSRIRDPQQNGGAELLVEQLGPGVGSQEKENPNLFLVGASRQRLLSGAEDVGLFKEFSDGSMRAFTCANKNNFKDFQGDGDDFFSMAECQYIIKHELDTLRAKDETHVPGYTQVKLYPGKSIIRRLQSKGIMIQMFPIHEKEELKRLSFSWYKKVKLSFQPLDAIRHYYGEGQAFYFGFLEYFTIALLPMALIGVPYYLFDWEDYDKYVVFAVFNLIWCTVILELWKRCSASLAYRWGTLSRKKAFEEPRPGFHGILGFNPVTGREEPLYPNAKRQLRIYLVSLPFVLLCLYLSLYVMMIYFLMEGWALSVHDEEPTFWTGILLFIPSVIYAVVIEIMNLIYRYAAEFLTEWENHRLESSYQNHLVLKVLVFNFFNCFASLFYIAFVMQDMVLLRQSLATLLITSQVLNQFMEAFLPYWLQRRRNKKMIRKVQKRTTLEDKELPLAEQVRLEADMSTYLGTFDDYLEQFLLFGYVSLFSCVYPLAAVLVVLNNITEVYSDAFKMCRVFKRPFSDPAANIGVWQLAFEAMSVIAVVTNFALIGMSPQVRAYFPDSETQLILWTVAAEHGLLAIKFILAFLIPDVPKHIQIKLARLEFESLEALKKKVRQSAQRIICPVMCCKNRLHTRHS